One region of Streptomyces sp. CG4 genomic DNA includes:
- a CDS encoding DUF993 family protein, with product MINLPEPDGTLTPYQPNQSPRDFTAVHTPFKERSVLATAHVVGDPFAPNEPFGPPVGPPPEQRLDWDATLAFRRHLWAHGYTVAEALDTAHRGMGLDWPGAAELIRRSGAEARAVGGRLAAAITTDQLDPFAEHTLKDVAAAFEQQLEVTEAAGAQPIIMCSPQLAAVARGAEDYAEVYGNLLRQSSTPAIIHWILPEWIPLHAGYFGHQDIDAAFDALIELVEANRDKVDGVKLAPLTVERQVELRRRLPAGVRFYTSDTDRYPELIVGDEHGFSDGLSPVFDPVAPLAAEALRALDEGHATTARSLLDETLELNRHVFAGPLRSTLFFKTGLVFLGWLAGHAGHFRMVWGEQSARSVPHLATAYRLADTLGLFPDPALAERRMKTYLATCGIEH from the coding sequence ATGATTAATCTGCCGGAGCCGGACGGCACGCTCACGCCGTATCAGCCGAATCAGTCCCCGCGTGATTTCACCGCGGTGCACACCCCGTTCAAAGAGCGGTCCGTTCTCGCGACCGCACATGTGGTGGGTGATCCGTTCGCGCCCAACGAGCCGTTCGGGCCGCCGGTCGGCCCGCCGCCCGAGCAGCGACTCGACTGGGACGCCACCCTGGCCTTCCGGCGGCACCTGTGGGCCCACGGCTACACGGTGGCCGAGGCCCTGGACACCGCTCACCGCGGCATGGGGCTGGACTGGCCGGGCGCGGCGGAACTCATCCGGCGCAGTGGCGCCGAGGCACGCGCGGTCGGCGGCCGACTGGCCGCCGCCATCACGACCGACCAGCTCGACCCGTTCGCCGAACACACACTCAAGGACGTCGCCGCCGCCTTCGAACAGCAGCTGGAGGTGACCGAGGCGGCCGGCGCGCAGCCGATCATCATGTGCAGCCCCCAGCTCGCGGCCGTTGCCCGCGGAGCCGAGGACTACGCGGAGGTGTATGGGAACCTCCTGCGCCAGTCCAGCACTCCGGCGATCATCCACTGGATCCTGCCGGAGTGGATTCCCCTGCACGCCGGCTACTTCGGCCACCAGGACATCGACGCCGCCTTCGACGCGCTCATCGAGCTGGTCGAGGCCAACCGGGACAAGGTCGACGGCGTCAAGCTGGCCCCGCTGACCGTGGAACGCCAGGTCGAACTGCGCCGCAGGCTGCCCGCGGGCGTCCGCTTCTACACGAGTGACACCGACCGCTATCCCGAGCTCATCGTCGGCGACGAGCACGGTTTCAGTGACGGCCTCTCGCCCGTGTTCGACCCCGTGGCGCCCCTCGCCGCCGAGGCGCTGCGTGCCCTCGACGAAGGGCACGCCACCACCGCCCGCTCGCTGCTGGACGAGACGCTGGAACTGAACCGGCACGTCTTCGCCGGACCGCTGCGCAGCACCCTCTTCTTCAAGACGGGCCTGGTCTTCCTCGGCTGGCTGGCCGGTCACGCCGGCCACTTCCGGATGGTGTGGGGCGAGCAGTCGGCCCGTTCCGTGCCACACCTGGCGACCGCCTACCGGCTGGCCGACACGCTCGGCCTGTTCCCCGACCCCGCGCTGGCCGAGCGTCGCATGAAGACGTACCTCGCCACGTGCGGTATCGAGCACTGA
- a CDS encoding SRPBCC family protein: MWKFEHSVEAKAAPEAVWARYVDLPSWREWYNDVSTIRVEGPFVSGAKGVIEQDPEQGHHPQPVPFTLVDVVENEGFTLECMAPTPESGVRDETFMRTSLRAVDNGTGGVTITHSVVLDGPQSAEVGEAIGNFLSTNLVLGLERLAKVLEA, translated from the coding sequence ATGTGGAAGTTCGAGCACAGTGTGGAGGCCAAGGCCGCCCCGGAGGCGGTGTGGGCCCGCTACGTCGACCTGCCGTCCTGGCGTGAGTGGTACAACGACGTCAGCACCATTCGGGTCGAGGGTCCCTTCGTGTCGGGTGCCAAGGGTGTGATCGAGCAGGACCCGGAGCAGGGCCACCACCCGCAGCCGGTGCCGTTCACGCTTGTCGACGTGGTGGAGAACGAGGGCTTCACCCTGGAGTGCATGGCGCCCACCCCCGAGTCCGGTGTGCGTGACGAGACGTTCATGCGCACCAGCCTGCGTGCCGTCGACAACGGCACGGGCGGGGTGACGATCACGCATTCCGTCGTCCTCGACGGCCCGCAGAGCGCGGAGGTGGGCGAGGCCATCGGCAACTTCCTCAGCACCAACCTCGTCCTGGGCCTGGAGCGTCTGGCGAAGGTGCTGGAGGCCTGA
- a CDS encoding FAD-dependent oxidoreductase, with product MTRAVVLGGGMAGLLAAVALSEHADVTVVESDHYPDTPAPRRGLPQGHHNHMFMRGGVEALESLLPGITDRLYEAGAKRRDLPSGNLTRSGEGWFRRRPSSAYALLCSRDLTDHVLRRAVLADERITVEQGTRVIGLTGSAERVTGVRVQGGGETESTLAADIVVDATGRRSRAPSWLTEIGAPAVHEEVVDGGFAYASRVFEAPAGLPEDFPGVLIQAQAGTGEPGRGAALLPNEGRRWIVTLFGTRGAVPPTDEEGFARFARETRHPVIADLIASARPVSEIHPYRGMANRRRYYEKLPVPDGFIATGDSLMAPNPNYGTGMSQAALQAAALRDTVRRHAGIRPGLARKGQKTLARIATAPWQAAITQDHFFPDVQSNVKRRPAPAMQRLNERVTKVAAENGRVAEAVFNAAALSGSPLAIFAPANLLAILRGPRLPQLTADQAMAQFPEFGDVLAQAEKSDHVGSGN from the coding sequence ATGACCAGGGCAGTAGTGCTCGGCGGCGGAATGGCGGGGTTGCTCGCCGCTGTCGCGCTGAGCGAGCACGCCGACGTCACCGTTGTGGAAAGCGATCATTACCCCGATACCCCGGCGCCCCGCCGCGGGCTGCCCCAGGGGCACCACAACCACATGTTCATGCGGGGCGGCGTCGAGGCGCTGGAATCGCTGCTGCCGGGCATCACCGACCGGCTGTACGAGGCGGGAGCCAAACGGCGTGATCTGCCTTCGGGGAACCTGACCCGCTCCGGCGAGGGCTGGTTCCGCAGGCGCCCCAGCTCCGCCTACGCACTGCTGTGCAGCCGGGACCTGACCGATCACGTGCTGCGCCGGGCGGTCCTGGCCGACGAGCGGATCACCGTCGAGCAGGGCACCCGCGTCATCGGACTGACCGGCAGCGCCGAACGCGTCACAGGGGTCCGCGTGCAGGGCGGCGGCGAAACCGAGTCGACCCTCGCCGCCGACATCGTCGTCGATGCCACCGGTCGCCGCTCCCGGGCGCCGTCCTGGCTCACCGAGATCGGTGCACCCGCTGTCCACGAAGAGGTCGTGGACGGCGGATTCGCCTACGCGAGCCGCGTGTTCGAGGCGCCGGCCGGGCTGCCCGAGGATTTCCCCGGAGTCCTCATCCAGGCCCAGGCGGGCACCGGTGAGCCGGGCCGCGGCGCGGCGCTGCTGCCCAACGAGGGAAGGCGCTGGATCGTCACCCTCTTCGGGACCCGCGGCGCCGTGCCACCCACCGACGAGGAGGGCTTCGCCCGGTTCGCCCGCGAAACCCGCCACCCCGTCATCGCCGACCTCATCGCCTCGGCCCGTCCTGTCTCCGAGATCCACCCCTATCGAGGCATGGCCAACCGTCGCCGCTACTACGAGAAGCTGCCGGTGCCCGACGGCTTCATCGCCACCGGCGACTCACTCATGGCGCCCAATCCGAACTACGGCACCGGCATGTCACAGGCGGCACTCCAGGCCGCCGCCCTGCGCGACACGGTGCGCCGTCATGCGGGGATACGCCCGGGTCTCGCGCGCAAGGGGCAGAAGACTCTGGCCAGAATCGCCACGGCGCCCTGGCAGGCCGCGATCACCCAGGACCACTTCTTCCCGGACGTGCAGTCCAACGTCAAGCGCCGTCCCGCCCCAGCCATGCAGCGTCTCAACGAGCGGGTCACCAAGGTCGCGGCGGAGAACGGCCGGGTCGCGGAGGCCGTGTTCAACGCCGCGGCACTGTCGGGCTCGCCCCTGGCCATTTTCGCCCCGGCCAACCTGCTGGCGATCCTGCGCGGGCCGCGCCTGCCACAGCTGACGGCCGACCAGGCCATGGCACAGTTCCCCGAGTTCGGTGACGTACTTGCGCAGGCCGAGAAGAGCGATCACGTCGGTTCCGGGAACTGA
- a CDS encoding SDR family NAD(P)-dependent oxidoreductase, with product MGTEVIPWIVSGKTASALRAQAGKLHQHVVDRPGERPADIGLSLATTRARLGHRAVVLGADRDTLLAPLAALAEGGTGPGLVTGATMGGEPRAVFVFPGQGSQWDGMAVELLDQAPVFAARMAECADALAPFTDWDLIGVLRAENGRPDLQAVDVVQPVLWAVMVSLAALWQSHGVEPAAVVGHSQGEIAAATVAGAISLEDGARIVALRSRLIKERLAGKGGMMSVPLPAQQLATRLERWDGQLQLAAVNGTSSAVVCGENGALDQLFAELTGEEIRVRRIPVDYASHSHYVAEIRDELIDALAPVAPRGARLPFYSTVTGDVLDTAGLDAEYWYTNLRRTVRFDEATRALLRDGFTLFVEPTAHPILRAGVQESVDAADKSAAVVGSLRRGEGGLARFAVSLAEAWVHGAPVNWAPFFDGTDARTTDLPGYAFQRKRYWRKVPIVGGGVSELGQAGVEHPLLAAAVDTADAGTRVLTGRLSLHTHPWLADHEALGAVLLPATAFVEMALHAGDQAGCGVLEELTLQTPLVLHERGGVSLQVLLGAPDESGGRAVSIHSRADGDDQAWTRHASGVLMPPSAQMARPTPADLRQWPPAGAEPIGLDGAYERLFGRGYAYGPVFQGLTAAWRRGDELFAEVTLPAQAHADAQAFGLHPALLDAALHTELVGADRHPSEETVLPFAWTGVRMFAVGATALRVRLVTDAHGHTMLDAADPAGNPVLSVDSIAARVVSAEQLDTASGRRVLPCRLTWSEQPLDGTAPESTDGPGPEPLTGLDGLEHEQAIPETVYVRFDKAPGTDVPQAVRATVRRAMDLVQTWLREERHADAHLVVVTRGAVAVPGDTAPDLALAPAWGLLRAAQAENPGRITLADLDDTDASRHALSAARAAGVPELALREGRLHVPGVARALDTDRHTAPPTLDPRGTVLITGGTSGLGALAARHLVAEHGARHLLLTSRRGHNTPGAAELHAELVAAGAQVTLASCDVADRAALAALLETVPDEHPLTAVVHAAGVLDDGVVGALTPERLDTVLAPKADAAWHLHELTAQLDLALFALFSSAAGSLGAAGQANYAAANVFLDTLAAHRRAVGLPATSMAWGLWAEATGMTGGLGEADIRRLRRQGFPAMTTPQGLALFDEALALDDPLLLLVVLDLAALRARAAEGVVHSALSGIVRAPARRAVGVGTGGSSLADRLTRLPEPQRAAFLLDLVRGHVAAVLGHDSAGAVEADRAFKELGFDSLTAVELRNRLAAATGLRLPATLVFDHPSARATAEYLQQTALGGPTTAAAPVTAAATDDDPIAVVAMACRFPGGIRTPADLWRVVAEGTETVSAFPADRGWDLDGVYDPVPGTPGRTYTRHGGFLHDAAEFDAEFFGISPNEALTMDPQQRLLLETSWEVFERAGIDPATLKGSRTGVYTGAMYHDYVRSRATGSINSGRISYTYGLEGPAVTVDTACSSSLVALHLAVQALRSGECTLALAGGVTVMATTEVLVEFGLQQGLSTDGRCRSFADDADGTGFSEGVGLLLVERLSDARANGHPVLAVVRGSAVNQDGASNGLSAPNGPAQQRVIQQSLADAGLAPADVDLVEAHGTGTTLGDPIEAQALLATYGQDRPADRPVWLGSIKSNIGHTQAAAGVAGLIKAIEAIRRRVLPRTLHADTPSSKVDWSAGNLRLLTTAHDWPDSGRPRRAAVSSFGISGTNAHVIVEQAPPTVSDTTPEPAAPGPDAHMSGGWPWLLSGRTPQALRAQAAKLAAWLGTNPTAHDGDIARALAVERTAFEHRAAVVVRDREEGLHALTGLAEGDLPAAAVRDVARTSGPGPAFLFSGQGAQRVGMGRELYGVFPVFAEALDAVLDVVDVPLREVMWGEDADRLSRTEFAQPALFAVEVALFRLVESWGVRPEFLVGHSVGEVAAAHVAGVLSLADAVRLVVARGRLMQALPEGGAMVAVEATEKEVCAQLAGGVGVAAVNGPAAVVVSGAEAEVLRVMAHFSGLGRRTSRLRVSHAFHSPLMEPMLDEFRAVVAGLEFAEPGVPFVSTLTGRLVGEGELADPEYWVRHVREAVRFADAVRVLADKGVTTFVELGPDAVLTAMGRQAGQGGEDSEFIPTLRRGHEEAAAVVQAVAHAHCRGTGVDWAAFFAGRGARRVDLPTYAFQRRPYWLAETTGADVVVSGMDTGASDTTMESGRWRQILGLPDGERERAALALVRAQVAAVLGYASGDAVPPDRAFTDLGFDSVAAVELRKRLTDSTGVALPATLAFDHPTTRAVAALLLAEADEVGDAGAADALLDQIERLENSLTAAPELNGGTTRVTARIEAMLRLWRDHRETGADGETGDDFTDATDDELFQALDDLEIGS from the coding sequence GTGGGCACTGAGGTGATCCCGTGGATCGTCTCGGGGAAGACCGCGAGCGCATTGCGAGCGCAGGCCGGAAAGCTGCATCAGCATGTGGTGGACCGGCCCGGCGAGCGTCCGGCCGACATCGGCCTGTCGCTCGCCACCACCCGGGCCCGGCTCGGGCACCGGGCGGTGGTGCTCGGCGCGGACCGCGACACACTGCTCGCACCGCTCGCCGCCCTCGCCGAAGGGGGCACCGGCCCTGGCCTGGTGACCGGCGCCACCATGGGCGGCGAGCCCAGAGCGGTCTTCGTCTTCCCCGGACAGGGCTCTCAGTGGGACGGCATGGCCGTCGAACTGCTCGACCAGGCCCCCGTGTTCGCGGCCCGGATGGCGGAGTGCGCCGACGCCCTCGCTCCGTTCACGGACTGGGACCTCATCGGCGTACTGCGCGCGGAGAACGGCCGGCCCGACCTGCAGGCGGTGGACGTCGTGCAGCCCGTGCTGTGGGCCGTGATGGTCTCGCTCGCCGCGCTCTGGCAGTCCCACGGGGTCGAACCCGCGGCCGTCGTCGGGCATTCCCAGGGCGAGATCGCCGCGGCCACCGTCGCCGGGGCGATCTCCCTGGAGGACGGCGCGCGCATCGTGGCCCTGCGCAGCCGTCTCATCAAGGAACGTCTCGCCGGCAAGGGCGGCATGATGTCGGTTCCGCTGCCGGCCCAGCAGCTTGCCACCCGCCTGGAACGCTGGGACGGACAGCTACAGCTGGCCGCCGTCAACGGCACGTCCTCCGCCGTCGTGTGCGGGGAGAACGGTGCGCTGGACCAGCTCTTCGCCGAACTCACCGGCGAGGAGATCCGGGTCCGCCGCATCCCGGTGGACTACGCCTCCCATTCCCACTACGTGGCCGAGATCCGCGACGAGCTGATCGACGCGCTCGCGCCCGTCGCCCCCCGTGGTGCCCGGTTGCCGTTCTATTCGACGGTCACCGGCGACGTCCTGGACACCGCCGGGCTGGACGCGGAGTACTGGTACACCAACCTGCGCCGCACCGTCCGCTTCGACGAGGCCACGCGCGCCCTGCTGCGCGACGGGTTCACCCTGTTCGTCGAGCCCACCGCGCACCCCATTCTGCGGGCCGGCGTTCAGGAGTCGGTCGACGCCGCCGACAAGTCCGCAGCGGTCGTCGGTTCCCTGCGCCGCGGCGAGGGTGGCCTGGCGCGGTTCGCCGTCTCACTCGCCGAGGCATGGGTGCACGGAGCGCCGGTGAACTGGGCTCCCTTCTTCGACGGCACCGACGCTCGCACTACCGACCTGCCCGGCTACGCATTCCAGCGCAAGCGCTACTGGCGCAAGGTGCCCATCGTCGGGGGCGGTGTGAGCGAGCTCGGCCAGGCCGGTGTCGAGCACCCGCTGCTGGCCGCAGCCGTCGACACCGCCGACGCGGGCACCCGCGTGCTGACCGGACGGCTGTCGCTGCACACCCACCCCTGGCTCGCCGATCACGAGGCGCTGGGCGCCGTGCTGCTTCCCGCGACGGCCTTTGTCGAGATGGCGCTCCACGCCGGCGACCAGGCCGGCTGCGGCGTCCTCGAAGAACTGACCCTGCAGACACCACTCGTGCTGCACGAGCGTGGCGGAGTCTCCCTGCAGGTCCTGCTGGGTGCGCCGGACGAGTCGGGCGGGCGGGCTGTCAGCATCCACTCGCGGGCCGACGGCGACGACCAGGCGTGGACGCGGCACGCCTCCGGTGTCCTCATGCCACCCTCCGCCCAGATGGCCCGGCCCACGCCGGCCGATCTGCGGCAGTGGCCGCCCGCCGGCGCCGAGCCCATAGGTCTGGACGGTGCCTATGAGCGCCTGTTCGGCCGCGGCTACGCCTACGGCCCGGTCTTCCAGGGACTCACCGCAGCCTGGCGACGCGGCGACGAACTGTTCGCCGAGGTGACCCTGCCCGCGCAGGCGCACGCCGACGCCCAGGCATTCGGCCTGCACCCGGCCCTGCTGGACGCGGCCTTGCACACCGAGCTGGTCGGAGCCGATCGCCACCCCAGCGAAGAAACGGTCCTCCCGTTCGCGTGGACCGGGGTGCGCATGTTCGCCGTCGGCGCCACGGCGCTGCGCGTCCGCCTGGTCACCGACGCCCACGGACACACCATGCTCGACGCCGCCGACCCGGCCGGCAACCCCGTCCTCAGCGTCGACTCCATCGCCGCCCGCGTGGTGTCGGCGGAACAACTGGACACCGCGTCCGGGCGCCGCGTGCTGCCGTGCCGCCTGACCTGGAGCGAACAGCCCCTCGACGGAACTGCCCCCGAGTCCACCGACGGCCCGGGGCCGGAACCGCTCACCGGCCTCGACGGGCTGGAGCATGAACAGGCGATTCCGGAAACGGTGTACGTACGGTTCGACAAGGCCCCCGGTACCGATGTTCCGCAGGCCGTTCGCGCCACCGTCCGCCGTGCCATGGACCTCGTGCAGACCTGGCTCAGGGAGGAGCGCCACGCCGACGCACACCTGGTCGTCGTCACCCGGGGCGCCGTCGCCGTGCCCGGAGACACCGCCCCCGACCTCGCTCTCGCACCCGCCTGGGGCCTGCTGAGGGCCGCGCAGGCCGAGAACCCCGGCCGGATCACCCTCGCCGACCTGGACGACACCGATGCCTCCCGGCACGCCCTCAGCGCGGCCCGCGCCGCCGGCGTGCCCGAACTGGCCCTGCGCGAAGGCAGGCTGCACGTCCCGGGAGTGGCCCGCGCCCTGGACACCGACCGGCACACCGCACCACCCACCCTCGACCCGCGGGGCACCGTACTGATCACCGGCGGCACCAGCGGCCTCGGCGCCTTGGCCGCCCGGCACCTGGTCGCCGAACACGGCGCCCGGCATCTGCTGCTGACCAGCCGCCGCGGCCACAACACCCCGGGCGCCGCCGAACTCCACGCCGAACTCGTTGCCGCCGGCGCACAAGTCACCCTCGCCTCCTGCGACGTCGCGGACCGCGCCGCACTGGCAGCGCTCCTGGAGACCGTCCCCGACGAGCACCCCCTCACGGCCGTGGTGCACGCTGCCGGCGTTCTCGACGACGGTGTCGTCGGCGCCCTCACCCCCGAACGCCTGGACACGGTCCTCGCCCCCAAGGCCGACGCCGCCTGGCACCTGCACGAGCTCACCGCCCAGCTCGACCTGGCTCTGTTCGCGCTGTTCTCCTCGGCCGCCGGCAGCCTGGGCGCCGCCGGTCAGGCCAACTACGCTGCCGCGAACGTCTTCCTTGACACCCTGGCGGCTCACCGCCGAGCCGTCGGCCTGCCCGCCACCTCCATGGCCTGGGGTCTGTGGGCCGAGGCCACCGGAATGACCGGCGGCCTCGGTGAGGCGGACATCCGGCGCCTGCGCCGCCAGGGGTTCCCCGCCATGACGACACCGCAGGGCCTGGCTCTCTTCGACGAGGCACTCGCCCTCGACGACCCGCTGCTCCTGCTGGTCGTGCTCGATCTGGCGGCGCTGCGGGCCCGCGCCGCGGAAGGCGTCGTGCACAGCGCACTGAGCGGAATCGTGCGTGCCCCCGCACGCAGAGCGGTCGGTGTGGGCACCGGCGGCAGCTCGCTGGCCGACCGCCTGACCCGCCTCCCCGAGCCTCAGCGTGCCGCGTTCCTGCTGGACCTGGTGCGTGGCCACGTCGCCGCCGTCCTGGGCCACGACTCGGCCGGCGCCGTGGAAGCGGACCGGGCCTTCAAGGAACTCGGCTTCGACTCGCTCACCGCCGTCGAACTGCGCAACAGGCTCGCTGCGGCGACAGGCCTGCGGCTGCCCGCCACGCTCGTCTTCGACCATCCCAGCGCGCGCGCCACCGCCGAGTACCTCCAGCAGACCGCACTCGGCGGCCCGACGACCGCCGCGGCACCCGTCACCGCAGCCGCCACCGACGACGACCCCATCGCCGTCGTGGCCATGGCCTGCCGCTTCCCCGGCGGTATCCGGACCCCCGCCGACCTGTGGCGGGTCGTCGCCGAGGGCACCGAGACCGTCTCCGCCTTCCCCGCGGACCGTGGCTGGGACCTCGACGGCGTCTACGACCCGGTACCGGGCACACCCGGCCGGACCTACACACGGCACGGCGGATTCCTGCACGACGCGGCCGAGTTCGACGCCGAGTTCTTCGGTATCAGCCCCAACGAGGCCCTCACGATGGATCCTCAGCAGCGGCTGCTGCTGGAGACGTCATGGGAGGTCTTCGAGCGCGCCGGCATCGACCCGGCCACGCTTAAGGGGAGCCGCACCGGCGTCTACACCGGAGCCATGTACCACGACTACGTCCGGTCCCGTGCCACCGGCTCCATCAACTCCGGCCGCATCTCCTACACCTACGGCCTGGAGGGACCCGCCGTTACCGTGGACACGGCGTGCTCCTCGTCGCTCGTGGCCCTGCACCTGGCCGTCCAGGCGCTGCGCTCGGGCGAGTGCACGCTGGCCCTCGCGGGCGGTGTCACGGTGATGGCGACCACCGAAGTCCTCGTCGAGTTCGGCCTCCAGCAGGGACTGTCCACCGACGGCCGTTGCCGTTCCTTCGCCGACGACGCCGACGGAACCGGATTCTCGGAGGGCGTGGGACTGCTGCTTGTGGAGCGGCTCTCGGACGCGCGGGCCAACGGCCATCCGGTGCTGGCGGTGGTGCGCGGTTCGGCCGTGAACCAGGACGGCGCGAGCAACGGCCTGTCCGCCCCCAACGGCCCCGCTCAGCAACGCGTCATCCAACAATCACTCGCCGACGCGGGCCTTGCCCCCGCCGACGTCGACCTCGTCGAGGCGCACGGCACCGGCACCACGCTGGGCGACCCGATCGAGGCGCAGGCGCTGCTCGCGACCTACGGACAGGACCGCCCCGCGGACCGGCCGGTCTGGCTCGGCTCGATCAAGTCCAACATCGGCCACACACAGGCCGCAGCCGGCGTCGCCGGGCTCATCAAGGCGATCGAGGCGATACGCCGCCGGGTCCTGCCGCGCACCCTGCACGCGGACACCCCCTCGTCCAAGGTGGACTGGTCCGCAGGCAACCTGCGGCTGCTGACCACGGCCCATGACTGGCCGGATTCCGGCCGGCCGCGCCGCGCCGCGGTCTCGTCGTTCGGGATCAGCGGCACCAACGCCCATGTCATCGTCGAACAGGCGCCGCCGACGGTATCCGACACCACGCCGGAGCCCGCCGCCCCCGGCCCCGACGCCCACATGAGCGGCGGCTGGCCCTGGCTGCTCTCCGGACGCACCCCGCAAGCCCTGCGCGCGCAGGCCGCGAAGCTCGCCGCGTGGCTCGGCACGAACCCGACGGCGCACGACGGTGACATCGCCCGTGCGCTCGCCGTCGAGCGCACCGCTTTCGAGCACCGCGCCGCGGTCGTGGTCCGTGATCGCGAGGAGGGCCTGCACGCGCTGACCGGCCTGGCCGAGGGCGACTTGCCGGCCGCCGCCGTGCGCGACGTCGCCCGAACCTCGGGCCCCGGACCCGCCTTCCTGTTCTCGGGGCAGGGTGCGCAGCGGGTTGGTATGGGGCGGGAGTTGTATGGGGTGTTTCCGGTGTTCGCGGAGGCTTTGGATGCGGTGCTTGATGTGGTGGATGTGCCTTTGAGGGAGGTGATGTGGGGTGAGGATGCGGATCGGTTGAGTCGTACGGAGTTTGCGCAGCCGGCGTTGTTCGCTGTTGAGGTGGCGTTGTTCCGGTTGGTGGAGTCGTGGGGTGTGCGGCCGGAGTTTTTGGTGGGGCATTCGGTTGGTGAGGTGGCGGCGGCGCATGTTGCGGGTGTGTTGTCGTTGGCTGATGCGGTGCGGTTGGTGGTGGCGCGGGGTCGTTTGATGCAGGCGTTGCCTGAGGGTGGGGCGATGGTTGCGGTGGAGGCGACCGAGAAGGAGGTGTGCGCGCAGCTGGCCGGCGGGGTGGGTGTTGCGGCGGTCAACGGTCCGGCCGCGGTGGTGGTCTCGGGTGCGGAGGCGGAGGTGCTGCGGGTGATGGCGCACTTCTCGGGGCTTGGTCGCAGGACCAGCCGGTTGAGGGTGTCGCATGCGTTTCATTCGCCGTTGATGGAGCCGATGCTGGATGAGTTCCGTGCTGTGGTGGCGGGGTTGGAGTTCGCGGAGCCGGGGGTGCCGTTCGTTTCCACGCTGACCGGGAGGTTGGTGGGTGAGGGTGAGCTGGCGGATCCGGAGTACTGGGTGCGGCATGTGCGTGAGGCGGTTCGTTTCGCCGACGCGGTGCGGGTGCTGGCGGACAAGGGTGTGACCACGTTCGTGGAGCTGGGACCGGACGCGGTACTGACCGCGATGGGCCGGCAGGCCGGGCAGGGCGGCGAGGACAGCGAGTTCATCCCGACGCTCCGCCGTGGACACGAGGAAGCCGCCGCGGTGGTCCAGGCCGTGGCGCACGCACACTGCCGCGGGACCGGCGTCGACTGGGCCGCGTTCTTCGCCGGGCGCGGCGCCCGCCGCGTTGACCTGCCCACCTACGCCTTCCAGCGGCGCCCGTACTGGCTGGCCGAGACGACCGGTGCCGACGTCGTCGTCAGCGGCATGGACACCGGGGCGAGCGACACCACCATGGAGTCGGGGCGCTGGCGGCAGATTCTCGGCCTGCCCGACGGCGAACGCGAACGAGCCGCGCTCGCTCTGGTGCGCGCCCAGGTCGCCGCCGTGCTCGGGTATGCGTCCGGCGACGCCGTGCCACCCGACCGGGCCTTCACGGACCTCGGCTTCGACTCGGTGGCCGCCGTGGAACTGCGTAAACGACTCACGGACAGCACGGGCGTCGCCCTGCCAGCAACGCTTGCCTTCGACCACCCCACGACGCGGGCCGTCGCGGCTCTCCTGCTGGCCGAGGCCGACGAGGTGGGCGACGCGGGGGCGGCCGATGCGCTTCTCGACCAGATCGAGCGGCTCGAGAACTCGCTGACAGCCGCGCCCGAGCTGAACGGAGGCACGACTCGCGTCACCGCCCGGATCGAAGCCATGCTCCGCCTCTGGCGCGACCACCGCGAGACAGGCGCCGACGGGGAAACCGGCGACGACTTCACCGACGCCACCGATGACGAACTCTTCCAGGCACTGGACGACCTTGAGATTGGTTCATGA
- a CDS encoding ferredoxin, translated as MRVSVDRGRCVGSGSCALAVPDVFEQSVRDGRVVLVTPTPAPHLHGATEEAADFCPVSAITVAEG; from the coding sequence ATGCGCGTCAGCGTCGACCGCGGCAGGTGTGTGGGCTCGGGGTCCTGCGCTCTCGCCGTCCCGGACGTCTTCGAGCAGAGCGTCCGGGACGGCCGTGTCGTCCTGGTCACTCCGACGCCGGCCCCGCACCTGCACGGCGCCACGGAGGAAGCGGCGGACTTCTGCCCGGTGTCCGCCATCACCGTGGCCGAGGGGTAG